A window from Myxococcus fulvus encodes these proteins:
- a CDS encoding response regulator yields MAAALPHLPLSSPSEDPVPSEVGSRRRGGRSRARVLLVDSDALAQSALAAALVEAGFEALLVGDVRGALEALASDGPLPRLVIAEVELPDGDGFSLCGQLRADVRTAGVPVLLLARREEEFHRDLAAGVGADDYLTRPVDVEDVVALARLKSERATGESTFESHTARLPLTKVARALLSGVRSGRVVLAEGEGWFSFRHGLVVDAMFHGVRGSLAFRRMLGFAHGDYAVALGPELHKGSFTMDRAYLSESVLPALERFEALRARGLPLASRLTVDFARLARELATLPEDVGVLVRLFDGRRTVRAVLLECDFPEVVTYEAATRLFALGVLVPACLMEERERGAGSGDVPGFFEPLPSVEPGATVTEPDADRREV; encoded by the coding sequence ATGGCTGCCGCGCTTCCCCATCTGCCCCTGTCGAGCCCTTCCGAGGACCCGGTGCCCTCGGAGGTCGGCTCGCGCCGGCGTGGGGGACGGAGCCGGGCGCGGGTGCTGCTGGTGGACTCGGACGCGCTCGCGCAGTCGGCGCTGGCGGCGGCCCTGGTGGAGGCGGGCTTCGAGGCGCTGCTGGTGGGCGACGTGCGCGGCGCGCTGGAGGCGCTGGCCTCGGACGGGCCGTTGCCGCGGCTGGTCATCGCCGAGGTGGAGCTGCCGGACGGTGACGGCTTCAGCCTGTGCGGACAGCTCCGCGCGGACGTGCGCACCGCGGGCGTGCCGGTGTTGCTGCTGGCCCGGCGCGAGGAGGAGTTCCACCGAGATTTGGCCGCCGGGGTGGGCGCGGACGACTACCTGACGCGGCCGGTGGACGTGGAGGACGTGGTGGCGCTGGCGCGGCTCAAGTCGGAGCGGGCCACGGGCGAGTCCACCTTCGAGTCCCACACCGCGCGGCTGCCGCTGACGAAGGTGGCGCGGGCGCTGCTGTCGGGCGTGCGCTCCGGGCGGGTGGTGCTGGCGGAGGGCGAGGGCTGGTTCTCGTTCCGGCACGGGCTGGTGGTGGACGCGATGTTCCACGGCGTGCGCGGCAGCCTCGCGTTCCGGAGGATGCTGGGCTTCGCCCACGGCGACTACGCGGTGGCGCTGGGGCCGGAGCTGCACAAGGGCTCGTTCACCATGGACCGGGCCTATCTCTCCGAGTCGGTGCTGCCGGCGCTGGAGCGCTTCGAGGCGCTCAGGGCGCGAGGGCTGCCGCTGGCGTCGCGGCTCACGGTGGACTTCGCGAGGCTCGCGCGGGAGCTCGCCACCCTGCCCGAGGACGTGGGCGTGCTGGTGCGGCTGTTCGATGGGCGACGCACGGTGCGCGCCGTGCTGCTCGAGTGCGACTTCCCGGAGGTGGTGACGTACGAGGCGGCCACGCGGCTGTTCGCGCTGGGCGTGCTCGTCCCCGCCTGTCTCATGGAGGAGCGCGAGCGCGGGGCGGGCTCGGGCGACGTGCCCGGCTTCTTCGAGCCCCTGCCCTCGGTGGAGCCCGGGGCCACCGTGACGGAACCGGACGCGGACCGACGAGAGGTTTGA